CCCCACATCTCCACGTGAACCGTCCCCCTAGGTGAGGGTCCGCACAGATTTCCCAGGTACTGTGTAAGGTCAGACTTgataaagaaaagtttaaagatGTGCTGGGGTCAAAGCGAGGCTCCGGCTGAAAAGTCTCAGTTTCCGACTCCAGCAGCCTGCCAGTGCCTTGCCCCCCACTTCTAGGTTCTGTGCCAGGGCAGGAGAAGCCGGACGCCCGCGCCCAGATGTTGCAGGAGGAAGAGGGGCAGGGCTGGAATTTCCACGCGAGGAGCTAACTCACCCAGGGAGCAAGGATGGAGCTGTGAAAACTCCAACAAGCGCAGCCCAGTGTGGACTCAGCCCCGTGGTCCGTGCTGCCCCTCTGACGAGCTGGTCAGCAATTAACCAGGAAAATGAGGCCGGAGCGCCTAGGAAATGAAGATGAGGTTGGTGAGCCCGATTTACAGCTGGGGTTTCGAGAGGGAAGGTGGAAGAGGACAGGAGCGGTGAGGCTCCATCGCAGCCAGGCCCCCCCGGGGCGTGGACGGGGGCTGGGGGCGGATCTGGGCGGGGCAGCTGTGTCTCACCAGCTCCCTGCTGAGACCGGAGGGCCCGGAGGAGGCAGGGCTTGCGCTTTAGCTTTTTCTTTCGAATATTCTAGTAAAGCCATAGACCCTCTCGTCAGAGGAAGGCACAGGTGATTCTGCAAACAATGTCAAGCGTTCAGGGATCCCAGAAGCCCATCCCCGCCAGGTGAGGAGCCCCAGACGGTGAAAACAAGAAGCAGAGGTACGGGGCCCCTGTGAAGAGGTACAAGCACGAGTGGTCACTTCATCTGGTTTCTGTCCCACAGATGCTGCTGGGAAGGTGCCCACGGTCCCCCAGGAGGTGGTGGCACCGGGACTTGGGTTCAGGTTTGTCCGAACCCCAAGCCCGTGTTAGACCTCATTACTCTCATGAGATGAACCCAAAGGCCTGAAGACGAAAAGCCCTAaccccccacacacccccaggCACAATGGCTTGAGCCTCTTCATCCTTCCGGATTGGAAAGAGTCTTACGATTCTGGGAGTGGGTCTGGGATACCCCGGTATGAGCCCCCATTCCAGCCGGAGTGAAAGGGTGCAGCCACCTGCATCCTGAGGACCAAGGTCACCGAATCCTGCAGCCCGGACTCTCTCGGACCCTCGCCAGCTCCCCTGGCAGCTGCCCCATCACACCGCCACGCGGAGGCTGCGCACTGCAAGccggccccgcccccatccccgcGCCGCCCCCATCCCCTGCCTTCCTCTGCCTCTTCGGCCCTGAACCAGCTTACAGAGGAGCAAAGTCAACCAGATCCGCCGCAGACCCCGCTCCTGAGAAGTCAAGTCCAGCTGCCATCACAGACacttttcttacattttattgtagttgattttcaatgttgtgttaatttctgccgtacagcaaagtgattcagttatacacatatatacgatcttataatatattctttcccattgtGTTTTATCAGAGGATgccgaatatagttccctgtgctctacagtaggagcTTCTTGTTTCTCCATCCTGTATATacgtttgcatctgctaaccccaaacctCCCACcccgtccctcccccaccccctcccccttggcaaccgcaagtctgtcctctgtgagtctgtttgtttcgTAGATGAGTTcattgtgtcgtattttagattccacgtataagtgatatatggtatttgcccttctgagttacttcacttagcatgacaatctctaggtccatccatgttgctgcacgtggcatgatttcattcttttgtatggctgagtagtattccattgtatagatctgtaccacatcttcttcatccgtTCATCTGCACATCTGTACggcggacatttaggttgtttccatgtcttggctatcgtgagtcacgctgctatgaacactggggtgcaggtatctttctgaattatagttttgtccaggtatatgcccaggagtgggattgctggatcatacggcaactctattcttagttttctgaggaacctccatactgttctccatagtggctgcaccaatttacactcccacgaacagtgtaggagggttcccttttctccacaccatctccagcatttattatttgtagacgtttttaaagattaaaatttttttttattttgaagtatacttgatttacaatgttgcgtttcagatgtacagcaaagtgattgtcatatatactttttcagactcttttccattataggttattacaagatagtgagcggagttccctgtgctgtacagtaggtccttgttttttatctatcttatatatagccgtgtgtatctgctaaccccaaactcctaatttatccctcgctCCCCCACCTTTTCCTCTTTGGACATTTATTTCAAAAAGGGTTCATCATAGGACTCCTTTACATGGACTTGCCCTCCGGGATCTGAAATGCAGCCCAGCCCTGAGTGCTCTGAGCACGGGGACAGGACATGTGTTTGTTGGATGAACAATGGCCACACAAAACAAACTGTCAGTGAACAGCGCACGCTTTGCACTGAACCGTCTGGTCTACCCAGCCATTGGGAGGACGGCTGAGTAGCACCGAGATCAAGGTTCACTGACCCCACTGGGCATTCACGACCTGCACACCATTTTCAGTGGCTTTTCACCCCCGAGACACCTATTAAAACACAAGTACTCCTGGGAGGACCCCATCCCAGCTCCTCACCTGTACCTACCTGGCCAGATGGCAGGCATCTGCCTGGGAGGAAGAGGCTGAATCCAGGTGGCAGACGGGGGGAGGACATCAGAGGAGATGCTGTCCACACCTGTTCCACGACGAGAAAATCCTCAGCCGGTCAGCGACCAGGTGATTTTGAAGAAATCGTTTCTCGAAACACCAGGAGGGTAAGAAGAGCTCCAGGTCAGATAGAAATGGGCTCGAGCAAAGTGGGAAAAATCAAGCAAAGAATGTTCACATACAAAAGGGTGCCTCTAACCCACGTCCACCTCAGGGGATTCAAAGACGAGGccgatattttgaaaaatataaaattttaataaaggctACATCTCTTAATTACAATAATTATTGTACCAAGTAATTTTCCTTAAATGAACTCTTTATAATGCATAATTTACAGTATAAGTAGGACAAGATGCCATGGCAAAAGTCATTGAGTACAAGACTTGTAATAAAAaggcataaaatatatttgtacataAACCCCTTTCAAAAAACAAGGGAAAGCTGGAGCCCTCAATATAGGGCGACACACGGCGTGGACACCGTGCAGGTACAGGTACTGTACTGATTCAAGGTCAAGCACTAGAGATAGTGGATTAATACTCTTTTCCGTACAATATATACAGACGTATGGTACAAGGAACGATGGCAAACAGAATGCACAGATTAAGTTAATGTAAAAACCCGAACGTCACGACGAAGGTGTCTGGAGGAAAAGGTGCTGCTAGGTCTTCCCACAACTGTTCGCTTCTTTGCCGGCCGGGGCGCAAGGGGAGGGGGTAGCTTCCAGAATGGCTGGGGTCCAAAAACTACCTTTAAAAGACTCCCAAGGAGTTGTCATCTCAAGAAAAGCACGAGTCGAACCACGTGGCTCCGGAAGGCCTCAGCCGTCGGGTGCTGGGCCCTGATGGGGAGCTCCAGGAAGTCACAGGGTGAACCTGGGGCCCCGGGGAGGCTCCCCCTCCTCCACAATGAACCATCCTGTCCGACAGGAGGGCCCCCAAATCAAACCTCAAGACCTTTATGACAAAATAGAGCAGCGCTGGGGAAAAAAGATGCACCATTTTCTGCGTGTGGCAACGGCAGGACACCATTGTTTAAAAGTCTATGTTCACTTGGAGAAACGCACGGCACACCTTAAATCCTCTTTCCGTGAAACAGGACCACGAGAAGGTCCTCTCTCCCCCTTCCGTGTTTAAAGCAGCATATCCACAAACTGGGGGCGGAGGAGTCGACTGTCCAATAAATAGCAGGAAGGATTCCTGTCCAGGTGAGCTACACAGTTTCTCCTAGCGGATGGATCCGGAGCCCTAGGAAGTCATAGGTTATGCACGGCGGTCTCTCCAATACCGTCAGCATCTACGAGAGCCAGGAGCCGTCCTGTCCGAGGCCGGTGGCCCGAGCCAGACGCCGAGGCTCAGTCGATCCTCTCCACCTTCCCCAGGATCCGGCCCTCGTACGTGGGCAGCACCACCTCGTCGTCCCAGACCTCCTCAAACACGGCTCCACACGCGAACTCGTTGCTCGCTTTTTTGAAGTAATACCTTAAAAGGAAAACCCAACACGCGGCTTGGTAAAGCTGCATTTTCTACTGGGTTTGAGAGGAGAGTCTGTCAGCGCTGGGGGCGAAGGGGTCTGAGAATGCCGCTACCGCGGGCGGCAGGAAGTCTCCGCCCGGGGGTCTGCTTCGTGCGGCTGGTGGGAGGGTAAAGCCAGGCAGGGGCcccggaggcggcggcggcgggccagCAACGCTGAGGCCCAGCACCGTCGCCCGACACACATGCTGAGAGGGACCCTTGCAGAGGACGGCTGCTGCTTTCTCCCCactttattttttggggggaggggcggggagcgcAAGGcgtgcctggaggggtgggtccCTCAAAGAGCCCCCGACGCAGCCCCCCGACTCGGCAGGAGCCTGCGGAAGGCCGGCACCTCTCAGGCTCCCTGCCCTCCAGCGCCCAAGGGCCGGCCCTCCTGGCTGGTGTCGGGCACAGCTCGGGCTGGCGGGGCCAGGACAGGCTGCTTCCCCTGTGGTCACCGCAGGAGGTGGGCAGCCCACTGCTTCCCAGGGTTGCAGCCACCGAGACCCCCGCTGCTCTCCCCTCTGCCcggccccttccctcccctcctccagggcaAACGCTAAAGGCCCCTATTCTGCCCGCTGATTAAAAAAGCTCCTTCCATCCCATCCCGGCTTCTTGCTTGAAGCCTGTTTAGCTGTAAGGACGCAAACGACCAGCCTGTCCCAAGAGAGTCATGTGTGAAAACTGCTGTCCCGCTCGGCCAGGCCCACCCGAGACCCTTCCCAGGACACGAAGCCAAGGCCTATCCCTCCCCGTCCCAGGCCAGGGAGACCCCTCAGACGCTTTAAACTCGCCCCTGCAAGCTGTCATCTTCAGCCAATAAAGGCCACTCGTGGAGGGAGGGTCACGGTCCCCTGGGGGGAGGGTAAtagcttctcaaaaaaaaaaagtaattgtgtCTCAGGGTTACagtggttttctgtttttgtcttttctccttaaaaagtttttttcagtTCCCCTTGGTTAGAGCtaaatttctttcctctttaatgAAGGCCAGCCAAGTACTTTCATAGGAGATAAGGCTAAACCCAGTGAAACAGCTGCATTTAGTCAAGGGTCTGGGTTTCTGGCGTTGCCGGCCAGGCTAAGGCATCGGGGTGACCGCCCAGCTCAAGGGGGTCAGCGGAGAAGACGCTCTGGCACGAGGAGGGCAGAGTCCCGGGGGGCCCGATGAGAGCTGGGGAGGGGCGCCGTGCACAGGAGACCCTGGGCAGCGGGGGGAGTTCTTTCTAAATGAGAGGCTCCGATGCCTACGCCACCCCGGGCAGGCCTCGGGCCCAGCATGGGGGCTCTCCCGGCCCCTCTGAGCAGAGACACGCAGCGAGTGCCCTTGTCCCTGACTGCgacctcctccccagccctcccctgcGCCCCCAGACTTCAAAGGCACTGCGCTGCCCTCAGCTTCTCTTCCACTGCGACCTGCTTCGTGGCAAACTCTGCTTCCTTCTGCCATCTGGCACGTCTGCAGGGGCTGCTCTGAAGCTCTGCCACGTTGAGACTGCTCAGCACAGCCCAggcccccgctccccgcccccatcCTCGCTGGGCTCCGGATGGCGGGCGGCGGAGGGGGGTGTGAGGAGAGTGTCGCAGTGCCACCCCGCCGGGAGGACGAGGCGCGGCGCCCGGTGCCCTCCCGACCAGCGGGCAAAGGGTCCAGCTCCGGCCCAGGAGCCCGTGGAGCCGCCTAGGGCGGCTGGGAAGGGCCGCAGCCTGACCCAATCAGCAGAGAGTGTGCCAGTCGCCCATGTGTGCGAGTCTGTGTGCGTTAAAGGGGAGGCCGGGGCTTCAAAGCCAGGCTTGCTGAGTGTGCCTCAGAAAACACTCCGAGCCAGACGGGGCTCGAGTGGCTGCGTGTGGAGCCGTCCCTGCAGCCTCTGCTCAGCGCCCCTCGGCCCTGCTCCCCTGAAGGTCACCTGCGCTTCCAAAGTCCAGCCGAGCCAAAGCTGAGATCAAAATGAATCCCTGGGGGGCACACTTGTGTAATTAGTTTCACCTTTTGTCTGTTcaagataaaaaaagaagaagaggaagaaggagccaGGCCCGTTCCCCAGTCCCCTGGTTCATTTCCAGAACTGTCTCTGCCCGGGCGTAAAAGGGAAAGATCTCAGCCCAGCTCCGGGCCCCGCTGTCAGTCACCTGCAGGGTCCTGGCCCTGAGCCACGTCCCTTCCCTGCAAACAGAGTCACTCTGGGCCGCTGCCCAAATcagcacctcccctccccccgcaccGGCCCCGGTGGAAGTGGCTGCTCTGGGAGGGCTGGGGTCACGGGCCCCGGGGGTCCAGAGCCGGCACGCACCCAGCAGGTGGTGAAGTGTGTTAGAGCTCTCCGTGCCATCCCTGCTCGGGGCAGCAGCAGGGGAGCACCTTCCGGGCCCGGGCTGTCTCCTCTCTAacctcctgcctctcctgtcCCAGCCCTGCACATGGCACTCGGGACACAGCGGGATGGAACCCACGGGTTCCTTTGGGATGAAGGCTGCCGAGAAGGGGCAGGTAGGACTCTGGTCATCACCTGCCCCACGTCGAGGGGAAAGTGACCGAGAGACGCCCAGGGCCAGCCCCCGGCTCTTGAATCCCCTCCAGGGTCCGGCAGGCCAGGGTGGGCATCTGGACCgtgtggaggggagaggacgccAGGAGGGAGGACGGGTTCCCGTCCCGAGGCCCCAGCAGGAGGAGCGGCCAGCCCTGACCCCGCCCCCCCGTGCCCACCCACAGGTCCTGCCCTTCCTCTGTTACAGGCAACCCTGTCCCACGTGACTTGGGACACGGAGGCTGAGGGAAGAGGACGCTGCCACAGTGCAGGCAGTGGTCTCTGCCTGTCCCTGAGCCTTCGGTGAGGACGGCCTCTCCCAGACGTGCCAGGAGGGCAGCCTTTCAGCCTTCTCATCAGGCAGTCTCTCCGTCTGCCTGTTCCCTCCCTAGCTTTCCCCCGCACCCCTCGCCCCTTTCAGGCAGAGCCTCCACGAGACGGCCCCAGCCCAGCTCTCCTTCtgctcctaaccctaaccctcaggCTCGTCCAGCTGGTAAAAAGAGCCCACCAGGTGCCCAGAGCCCTCCCCGCCGCCACTGCTGCCCTGTCATctcggggaggggggaggggacggCGTCAGTGAGACAGAGCGAAGCGTCGCGCAGCCCCTCCAGTGGCCCCTCCAGGTCTGGCCCGGCCAGGAGGCGACCCTGGCTCTTGGTTCTGAGCAAACCAAGTCCGGAGCAGAAGGAAGCCATGGGACGCTTACCTATAATTTCCCTTTTTGCTGAGCTGCTCTTTAAAGTGGCCCAGGGTCAGGCTCTGCGCCTTCAGCATCCTCCGGTACGGGATCTCCTCCCCGCAGAAGAAGTAGGTGACCACCAGCTCGCTGGCCTGGAGCGCGTGCACCCCCGCCAGCTTCTTTGGCTCTTTGTGACTGAAAATAAGATGGAAAAGCAACAGGTCCCGCATCTGAAGGCAGCAAGCACGTGTGCACGTATGTGCACGTACACACCCAGGGGCGCTGTCTTCAGAGATAAAGTCGGGCTGCAGCTGTACACCACGAGGGTGCGGGTCCCGATTCACAGAGGCAGCCACCTCCGGTGGACACACGGTCCTCCCTCGGGTCCTCTGTGTGGGGCAACCAGGAAGGGACCGTCTCCTTCCACCCAATGGGAGGACAGAGCAGCGTCCATCAGGGGGGCACCAATGGGGTGCTTGccaaggaaaatgagaaagaagaaacccACCCAGAGCCACAGGGACACAGCCAGGAGTGGCATGAGCCCGGAAAGCCAGAGTCCACTGGCGAGGGGTGGGGTCAGCCCTCAGTCATCTCAACTTCTGCGTTTTTGtggagtggcttaaaaaaaaaaaaaaaaaaaaagatgcaggccCGGACAGCTGGTCAACTTAAGGTCCACCAGCTATTAACAGGGTGGAGGTCTTCTCAGTTCGAACACTGTTCATCGCTCACGACGAACAAGCTAACCAAAAAAACTTTAATGATTCAGGCCACTTTAGATCTCTGCAGCCTAACGCTTTTTCAACGCACCACCCTGGAGTGAAACGAAGCCTGGCTTCCCCGCCCAGTTTACAAGAGTGTAGGTTTAGGGCAGGAATCATGGGACCAGTGGGGAAGATGTGCTGCTCCCCCCACAAAACAGCAAAGATGGTCCCCTCTCCGTCCCTGCAACGGTGGAGAGGCACCCTCCCGCTCAGTGTGACACAAAGATGGTTTTCCAACTCGCTAACTTTCTGGGCTAATGGGGACAAGTTTTCCATCTGGGTTTGGGGTCCCTCTACCCGTCAGCTAAAGGCTTCCCGCCTGAGCTTGAGTCCAGGAACCCTGACATCCACCACTTCAGGAGGGAACACTTGTGTACAAGTCATGATGCGTTTCTTGGTGCAGGTGGGCTTTTTCAAGATCCTAATTTACAGCAACATCTGGGTTTACCGTTCCTTGTCGCTAATGTGAAAACGAAGGTGATTTTATAGACTAAAAATAAGTTTTCAAAAACCACAGACCCCGATAGAGAATTCCCTGAAAACCAAAGCCTCTGGGCGGATCTCAGCAACACCAGGTAAAGACACTCACTCTTCCGAAGCCAGGCTTGGGCTGGAGAAGGGCGTGGCTCCTGGCTGACCAGTGGCCGAGTGGTGCCTGTCCCTCTGCTGACTGGCCACGCAGCACCTGAGGACACCAAGGACTTAGACGGAAGCCTGCCGTCCCCGGGgccagtgggaagcagtcagAGAAGTGCTCTCCCCGGCCTCCGACTTCCGTCCCCGCGGAGACCCAACCAAGGCCTTGTGTTGACGGCAGCCCCTGGAGACCTGGCAGAGCTGTGCTAAGCCCCCCAGGAGCCCAGCACTGGACGCCGCAGCCCAGGCAGAGGGCTGAAGGCTCTAGAAGCCCCCTCGGTCACGGCTCCTCGTGAGCTCACCTCACCGTCGGGACCTTCCTAAGGGAATGGGAGCTGTGAGGGCTGCCTCCTCCCACGCCTCGCCAGGTCCCCGGGAGCCCTTCGGCTAGCTCAGGGGAGCCGTTCCTAGAGGCCGGCAAGGGGACCCGCCACCGGCCACCCCAGCCACTCACCGCTGCTTCGGGGGCTTGGACACCTCCGCCAGCCGGCGGCAGGCCTCCTCCAGCTGCGCCAGGGTGTtgggtggggtcaggggaggCACCGCAGGGTCCTGGGTGAGCGGGTGGGCGCGGGGGGCGGCGCGGGGGTGCCCGCTGCTGCCCACCCACAGGTGGTGACGGCCGGCTGGGGACGCTCGGGCGCACTCCAAGGGATAGGCCCGCTTGGTGCTTTGGGCACTGGACGGGCAAGGGCGAGAGAGAGCCGAGGGGAGACACGGGATTAGGGGGCCGGAAAGCACGACTTCAAGAGAAATCACAGagacaggggaaaaaagaaaacgcGACGGTAACACGGCTAGGCGCATGGCCCCAGCGCGGCACTCCTGCGGGCCGCCCAGTCGGAAGCTCACGACTAGAAGGGCAGGAGCCGCCGGCGTGGCCGCGCTCGGCGCAgagggccccccacccccaccccgccccgggcAGCGAGCCGGCGTGTTCACCTGTGCGGCTTGGGCTTGCCCGGCCGCTCGCTCTCCAGCACCCACTGCCATACGTCCTGTGCCCGGTCTCCCTCCTCCCCGGGCGGCTGCAGCGGCCCCGCTCCGCCGGGGGCCCCTCCTTCCCGGGCTGGCCCAGCCGGGCCTGGCTCCGAGCCTCTCCCGCTCCGTCGGGGTGGGACGGCACCTCGGCCACGGCCGCTGCGGGGAATGAGGAGCGCATCCATCCCGGGGACCCCGGCCGCCTCTGCCTCCGCGGCCCCTCCAAGCCGACGGGCGAGGGGCACCTGCTGCCCAGCCCCACGCCACCGCCCTCCCTGCGGCCCAGCGCCTCCGCCCCCCGACCCTCCGACCACGGGACACCTACCCAGCCTGCGCGGCCGCCGCGGGCTCCGGCGCCCCGGGGTGGCTCTTGCACTTGGCGCAGCAGGGGTAGTCGGCGCCCCCGGGGGTAGGGACAGGGCAGGGGCAGCGCGCGCGCTGGGCGGCCTCGGCCTCCACCTCCTCCCGGGTCCGGGGGCCGGCGTGGTGGTGGATGTAGTGGTGGTGGACGTGCTTCGTCGTCTGCCTGCTCACGAAGCCCCGGGCCCCGAGGAGGGGGCAGCCGGCTGGGGTGGCGGCTGGGGGGAGCAGCGGGcccccggggggcgggggcgcgcgGTGCTGCAGGAGGTGGTGGCGGCGATGCTGGTCCGGGGAGCGCGCACGGGGGCTGTAGCGGCCCACGCCCGGGGACTGGCAGCCCGGGGTCTTGAGGACCCTGGACAGGTGGTCGTCCAGGATGGTCTGCGGGTCCTCCTCGTAGCTGCCCGatggcaggagggagagggggtgctGGGCGGGCCCCGCCTCCCGGGCGCTCAGTGCCAGCTCGGAGCCCTCCTTCTCCTCGTCCTGGAAGGCAAAGTAGCGGTCGGGGGACGCCGGGGTCAGCAGGAGGGCCCCCCACAACCtcgggcagggggcggggcggcgCCCACCTCTCGGATCTGCTGCAGGCGCTCCTCCAGGCTGTGCCGCGTCTCCAGCTCCAGCTTCAGCTTCTCCAGCCGGGAGATGAGCTCGGCCGCGAAGGCAGCGGGCTCCACGGGGGTCATCTCCTTGGGCAGGCGGTGGGTTCTCTGCGGGGCGCGGGGAGGACACGGGGCGGACGCAGTCAGGGGGCTGCCCGGGCCTGGGGACAGCGCGTCCATGGCTGCGCGGAGAGCGGGCGGCGCGGGGTCCGGGCTGCTCGGCCGCTTTATGCGCGGCGGCCTCGGCCTCATGGAGAGCCATGGTCCCGGCAGCGCGTGCCGCAGGCAGGAGCAGTTGGTCGCACTGCGAGGGGCCCCGCTTGCCCTCCCTCTGGAGTACAACCAGCCCATCAGACGCTACTCTGAACTAGAAAATCTTCAAAGACTGTTgtcaaacatcaaaaaaaaaaaggcagctctCTGcgatggggaggggagagagcccACCTCAAGGAATAAAAAGTAGAGCCTAAACAGAAAGGGAGctggaaatgtaaaaaataagaTTGGAAGGGCGGTGGGCGGcgggaggaaaaagggaaaaaagggggaggggggaaaaagaGGAGTCACAGGGCCCAGATCAGACGCAGCGGTAACGTCTCTCCTGGCCGCACACTGCGCACCTTTGAGGCGGCGCCGTCTACCGCTGCCCCGGACCCCCTCTGttccccgcccctcctcccgTCTCTTTGTACAGAAAATGAAGCAAGTTGCTGCCGGCTAACGGCAGAACACTGCTGCGCTCGGCTGCCGGAAGCGCAGCTACCGAGGGAAAAGGGCGCATCTCCAAACCGGGATGGGATACAAACAGGCACGAGCACGCCGGCCACCGCCGCCAACAGAGAGGACCCCCGCGGCCGGCTTTCTGTCCCCCTGCCGTCGTCTGGTGCCCGCAGCCCCCGCCCCTCATGGTTCTGCACCTTACCCCTCGTTTGCCTCCTGCTTTGGCCCTTTTCTTTGGGAGGGGGCGGGATGGGGGCAGCAGAGAGCCAACCTGCAGAGGCTAGCATCTCCCCACCCGAGCCGCAGATGAGAAAACAATCGCACACCCCAGGACAGAGTCACCGAATTCACAATCCTGGGGGGCTGCACAGCTTTCCTTAAACACACATACCTCTCCCCAGTGCCCCCACCAAgtcaaaaaaaaatacatatatatatatacacacacacacatatatgaatacaTCATCGATACTGCTGTACGAGTGGGGGGGATGTTATTGAGGGGGGATGCTGGAAGTCCCCAGAAAAGCAAACTTAGTAGGCTAATTTTACAAATCTAAGTCTTCCCTGGACTGTCTGAGGGGCTTCAGAGAGAAGTGGCAACAGTCCGCACACTAACGCAACGTGGGATTAGCAACTCGATGTGTCCGCTTCCGACGTGTGACATCACCGACGGACAAATCGGATTCTCTGAAGCTGGCAGGAAGGACTCTAAGCAGAGATGCTGCTCTAAGCTGGgcactctctccccctccctaAGGAGCAGCTGGACCTCCGGGTACCACAAGAAGCACAGCTCCTGAGACGCAGATGGGGCAGCTCTCCATGTGCGGGGCCACGGGCTGGCTGCCCCCGGGACTTGGAAATCGTAGGGGAGGACCCGGAAAAGCCCTCCACGCCACGCTGGCCTCTCATCTCAATCGCAGGAAGGAGCTGCTCACGGGATGTCAGACACTTATTGGGACAGATTCAACAAGCAGGCACTAAGCCACGTGCTGGGGTTGGAAACAGACAAGAAGAGGGACAGCCGACCTCCAGGGCTTCGGAGGAGAAATGGCCGAGCACAGAGATGAACAGTGACTGAAACGACACGGCCACGTGGGCAACGCAAGGAGAACGTCCCAGGACGCGACCCTCACTCAGAAGGCAGATCCCTCCAGcctcatcctctctctctttccttcattcaGTGGACCAGCAAGTGTTCAGTGAGGACCCAcgacgtgccaggcactgttctcgcCTCCGTGGTGGGATGGACTTAACGGGATAGCCCAACGCAAAGCACCggttcctcccaccctcccacccttcGCTTCTTTCtcatggagttttcttttttgaatcgAGGAAACGGAAAAGGCCGACTAGGGCACCGTGGGCGCCCCTGCTCTGGGTTACACCGCAGTGAACCGCAGATCGCCCCTTGCGtggccctcccctgccctccctccccccaggtcCCAGGCGCGCCGGCCCCCAACCCCCCACTCTTCCCCCCAGAAAAGAGCTCCCGGCCGACCGTACTCACCGGGAAATGAGGTAGGCACACCTGGCCGTTGGCCTTCACGCTGCGATGCATTTCTCTCTGGAGCTGTTTCTTATTCCCCCCGAGGTAAGGAGGGATTCCATCTCtaagggaaaggaaagggcagAACCCACCGGCTCACGAGGAGGCCTTAGCGCACGGGCCGACTCACGCGCGCCCGCCTGAGACCCCGCCGACAGACGGGGCCGCGCACCTCCTGGGGCTGGGAGCGCCCCCAGTCCCCGGGCGCTGTGGCCGTCCTTGCAGGGGAAGTCAGTCCAAGGCCCAACCGCCACATGTCCTGCCCCTCAAGCCTCTCTGGAAACGGCTCCCGCTCGGATGCAGGAGTATCAACCTGGGAAGAGCTCGTGTCTCAGAACTGCGCCCACCTCGGCGTGAAGGTCCCCCTATTTTACAGGTGCCCCAAGCCGGAGACTAAGGTCCCTCCAACAGTCTGTTACCACGGCAACCAGGGACCAGACCCACAGGAGACTAAGCCAGGCGCTGGTGGAGGGTGTGCGTTACCCTCCAGCAGTCAACCTCCCAGGCGTTCCCGAACGTCTCCTCTTTATCAGCCACCGG
This sequence is a window from Pseudorca crassidens isolate mPseCra1 chromosome 19, mPseCra1.hap1, whole genome shotgun sequence. Protein-coding genes within it:
- the AXIN2 gene encoding axin-2 isoform X2, which gives rise to MSSAVLVPRLPDPSSSFREDAPRPPVPGEEGETPPCQPGVGKGPVAKPLPVSSNARRNEDGLGEPEGRASPDSPLTRWTKSLHSLLGDQDGAYLFRTFLEREKCVDTLDFWFACNGFRQMNLKDAKTLRVAKAIYKRYIENNSIVSKQLKPATKTYIRDGIKKQQIDSVMFDQAQTEIQAVMEDNAYQMFLTSDIYLEYVRSGGENPACVGGGGLGSLKLVCGYLPTLNEEEEWTCADFKCKLSPGVVGLSSKTLRATVGVRSTETVENGYRRSDPVNPYHVGSGCVFAPATSANDSEISSDALTDDSMSMTDSSVDGIPPYLGGNKKQLQREMHRSVKANGQVCLPHFPRTHRLPKEMTPVEPAAFAAELISRLEKLKLELETRHSLEERLQQIREDEEKEGSELALSAREAGPAQHPLSLLPSGSYEEDPQTILDDHLSRVLKTPGCQSPGVGRYSPRARSPDQHRRHHLLQHRAPPPPGGPLLPPAATPAGCPLLGARGFVSRQTTKHVHHHYIHHHAGPRTREEVEAEAAQRARCPCPVPTPGGADYPCCAKCKSHPGAPEPAAAAQAGAQSTKRAYPLECARASPAGRHHLWVGSSGHPRAAPRAHPLTQDPAVPPLTPPNTLAQLEEACRRLAEVSKPPKQRCCVASQQRDRHHSATGQPGATPFSSPSLASEDHKEPKKLAGVHALQASELVVTYFFCGEEIPYRRMLKAQSLTLGHFKEQLSKKGNYRYYFKKASNEFACGAVFEEVWDDEVVLPTYEGRILGKVERID
- the AXIN2 gene encoding axin-2 isoform X1, producing MSSAVLVPRLPDPSSSFREDAPRPPVPGEEGETPPCQPGVGKGPVAKPLPVSSNARRNEDGLGEPEGRASPDSPLTRWTKSLHSLLGDQDGAYLFRTFLEREKCVDTLDFWFACNGFRQMNLKDAKTLRVAKAIYKRYIENNSIVSKQLKPATKTYIRDGIKKQQIDSVMFDQAQTEIQAVMEDNAYQMFLTSDIYLEYVRSGGENPACVGGGGLGSLKLVCGYLPTLNEEEEWTCADFKCKLSPGVVGLSSKTLRATVGVRSTETVENGYRRSDPVNPYHVGSGCVFAPATSANDSEISSDALTDDSMSMTDSSVDGIPPYLGGNKKQLQREMHRSVKANGQVCLPHFPRTHRLPKEMTPVEPAAFAAELISRLEKLKLELETRHSLEERLQQIREDEEKEGSELALSAREAGPAQHPLSLLPSGSYEEDPQTILDDHLSRVLKTPGCQSPGVGRYSPRARSPDQHRRHHLLQHRAPPPPGGPLLPPAATPAGCPLLGARGFVSRQTTKHVHHHYIHHHAGPRTREEVEAEAAQRARCPCPVPTPGGADYPCCAKCKSHPGAPEPAAAAQAGGRGRGAVPPRRSGRGSEPGPAGPAREGGAPGGAGPLQPPGEEGDRAQDVWQWVLESERPGKPKPHSAQSTKRAYPLECARASPAGRHHLWVGSSGHPRAAPRAHPLTQDPAVPPLTPPNTLAQLEEACRRLAEVSKPPKQRCCVASQQRDRHHSATGQPGATPFSSPSLASEDHKEPKKLAGVHALQASELVVTYFFCGEEIPYRRMLKAQSLTLGHFKEQLSKKGNYRYYFKKASNEFACGAVFEEVWDDEVVLPTYEGRILGKVERID